One Paenibacillus sp. FSL W8-0186 genomic window carries:
- the ftsA gene encoding cell division protein FtsA encodes MSNNDIIVSLDIGTSKVRAIIGEISNGTFNIIGVGSADSEGIRKGAIVDIDQTVQSIRSAVDHAERMVGIQISEVYVGISGNHIGLQTSHGVVAVQNEDREIGEDDIDRVLKAAEVIALPPEREIIDVVAKQYIVDGLEGIQDPRGMIGVRLEVEATIITGAKTAIHNLLRCVEKSGLKVSDLVLLSLGAGQLALSKDEKTMGSVLVDIGAGSTTIAVFESGTITATSTLPIGGEFITNDIAYGLRTLTDQAEKVKLKYGCASIEDSAADVTFKVTRIGSNVDKEFTQEDLAAIAEPRVQEIFQMIRQEVKRLGYNELPGGYILTGGTVSMPGLLKVAQEELAASVRVAVPDYIGVRDPGYTGGVGILYKVIKNIRVRNTGNGAKKTTNRNKPVTTQESASKPGIMERLKSLFSEFI; translated from the coding sequence TTGAGCAACAATGACATCATTGTTAGTTTGGACATCGGTACATCCAAAGTTCGTGCTATTATTGGGGAAATTAGTAATGGAACCTTTAATATTATTGGAGTTGGATCGGCCGACTCGGAAGGAATTCGTAAAGGCGCGATTGTAGATATTGACCAAACCGTACAATCGATCCGCAGCGCTGTTGATCATGCGGAACGGATGGTAGGTATTCAAATATCGGAAGTATACGTCGGCATTTCGGGAAATCATATCGGACTCCAGACGAGCCACGGGGTGGTAGCCGTACAGAACGAAGACCGCGAAATCGGTGAAGACGACATCGACCGTGTGTTGAAAGCAGCGGAAGTGATTGCGCTGCCTCCGGAGCGGGAAATTATTGATGTGGTCGCCAAGCAATACATTGTGGACGGCCTTGAAGGGATACAAGACCCCCGCGGCATGATCGGGGTTCGTCTGGAGGTCGAAGCAACGATAATTACCGGCGCAAAGACAGCGATACATAATTTGCTTCGTTGCGTGGAGAAGTCCGGGCTGAAAGTAAGCGATTTGGTATTGCTGTCCCTTGGAGCAGGCCAGCTTGCATTATCCAAGGATGAGAAGACAATGGGCTCAGTGCTGGTAGACATCGGCGCGGGATCCACGACGATTGCAGTATTCGAGAGCGGGACAATTACAGCGACATCTACGCTTCCGATAGGGGGAGAATTTATAACGAATGACATTGCTTACGGCCTTCGCACGTTAACGGACCAAGCGGAGAAGGTGAAGCTCAAATACGGCTGCGCCTCTATCGAGGATTCGGCGGCGGACGTAACCTTCAAGGTTACGAGAATCGGCAGCAATGTAGACAAGGAATTTACCCAAGAGGATTTGGCTGCCATTGCCGAGCCACGCGTTCAGGAAATATTTCAAATGATCCGGCAGGAAGTCAAACGGCTCGGTTACAACGAGCTCCCCGGAGGTTATATACTTACGGGAGGAACCGTGTCTATGCCCGGGCTTCTCAAAGTTGCTCAGGAGGAACTGGCTGCTTCCGTGAGGGTCGCTGTACCGGATTATATCGGTGTCCGTGATCCTGGATACACGGGAGGCGTTGGCATATTATACAAGGTTATCAAAAATATCCGCGTCCGGAATACCGGCAACGGTGCAAAGAAGACAACCAATCGGAATAAACCGGTAACTACCCAGGAGAGCGCGAGCAAACCAGGGATCATGGAACGTCTGAAGAGTCTATTCAGTGAATTCATTTAA
- a CDS encoding FtsQ-type POTRA domain-containing protein, translated as MSKANMPVLKQPKPKRRSSKKVAGILILLCLSLLAVLFFRSSLSKISSITFEGSSYTPNEDLLEISGLKVGAPFFGTSSDTIARRMTKIPSIEDVEVNKSFPGGIMIRVKEYPLAAYELTVDEGLKGFLANGTKISLGIGSMPMEKPILTGWKADDPNLSKLCQVLAQIPDDQVSDISEIVPSPTLSYPDRIKLYTGSKFEVVTAISLLSKKLEYMNSILESQDPGILTMLEADSYVPYEPHDDQNDTTHE; from the coding sequence ATGTCTAAAGCCAATATGCCGGTGTTGAAGCAACCAAAACCGAAAAGAAGAAGCAGCAAAAAAGTAGCCGGGATTTTAATTCTCCTGTGCCTGTCTTTGCTCGCAGTGCTTTTTTTTCGTTCTTCTTTAAGCAAAATTTCCAGCATTACGTTTGAAGGAAGCTCGTATACGCCAAATGAGGACTTGCTGGAAATCAGCGGCCTCAAGGTGGGCGCTCCGTTTTTTGGGACGAGCTCGGATACGATAGCGAGGCGTATGACGAAGATTCCGTCCATTGAGGATGTCGAGGTGAACAAATCCTTTCCCGGAGGAATTATGATCCGTGTTAAGGAATATCCGCTGGCAGCTTATGAACTGACCGTGGATGAAGGGTTGAAGGGTTTTCTAGCCAATGGGACAAAAATCAGCCTGGGGATCGGATCGATGCCGATGGAGAAGCCGATCTTGACGGGATGGAAGGCGGATGATCCGAATTTGTCCAAGCTTTGCCAAGTTCTCGCGCAAATCCCGGATGACCAGGTATCTGACATTTCGGAAATCGTGCCTTCACCTACCTTGTCATATCCGGATCGGATCAAGCTGTATACCGGCTCCAAATTTGAGGTGGTGACAGCCATTTCGCTTCTTTCGAAGAAGCTTGAGTACATGAACTCCATTTTGGAGTCCCAGGATCCCGGAATACTTACTATGCTTGAAGCGGATTCCTATGTCCCTTACGAGCCGCATGACGATCAAAATGATACTACTCATGAATGA
- the murA gene encoding UDP-N-acetylglucosamine 1-carboxyvinyltransferase, which yields MDKLVIEGGRPLSGTIQIHGAKNAALPILAASLLSEGAVQLRNVPRLLDIDVMLGILSRLGCKTVHKDDTVMVDASGADSSHVPEDLMKQMRSSIFLMGPLLARFKEVCIYQPGGCAIGERKIDLHLRGLQALGAVIEENDHQIWCRASKLVGSDIHLDFPSVGATENIMMAAALAEGTTVITNAAREPEIQDLQNFLNRMGASIMGAGTDTITIQGVKRLSPCDYEIIPDRIVAGTALIAAAATRGTVTLTHCNPSHLVSLLHVLRRAGVQISTYNDIITVSSIGRLKAVERIITSPYPSFPTDLQSQVMVLLSLADGVSLMKETVFEGRFKHVDELVRMGADISVDMNAAIIRGVPRLYGATVEATDLRAGAALVIAGLAAQGKTIVERVYHIDRGYDRIEMMFQRLGGVVRRDAPVLKQLDLA from the coding sequence TTGGACAAATTGGTGATTGAAGGCGGGCGACCCCTATCAGGAACCATTCAAATCCATGGAGCGAAAAATGCCGCACTGCCTATCTTGGCTGCCAGCTTGCTGTCTGAGGGGGCGGTGCAACTTCGAAATGTTCCTCGTTTGCTCGATATTGATGTTATGCTTGGCATTTTGAGCCGATTAGGCTGTAAAACGGTTCATAAGGACGACACCGTCATGGTCGATGCCAGCGGAGCGGATTCCAGCCATGTGCCTGAGGATTTGATGAAGCAGATGCGCTCTTCTATTTTTTTGATGGGGCCGCTGCTGGCAAGGTTCAAGGAAGTATGCATATATCAGCCCGGCGGATGCGCGATCGGCGAACGGAAAATCGACCTGCATTTACGGGGATTACAGGCTCTTGGAGCCGTAATCGAGGAGAATGATCATCAGATTTGGTGCAGGGCGAGCAAACTTGTGGGCAGTGACATTCATCTTGATTTTCCGAGCGTCGGCGCTACGGAGAACATTATGATGGCTGCGGCGCTGGCTGAAGGAACTACCGTAATTACGAATGCGGCACGGGAGCCCGAAATCCAGGACCTGCAAAATTTTCTTAATCGCATGGGCGCGAGCATCATGGGGGCCGGTACCGACACGATTACGATCCAGGGGGTAAAGCGGCTCAGCCCGTGCGATTACGAGATCATTCCCGATCGGATCGTGGCGGGCACAGCGCTCATTGCCGCAGCAGCCACAAGAGGAACGGTCACCCTGACGCACTGCAATCCTTCCCATCTGGTCTCTCTGCTTCATGTGCTGCGCCGGGCAGGTGTTCAAATAAGCACCTACAATGATATAATAACGGTAAGCAGCATAGGCCGCCTTAAAGCGGTAGAACGTATCATTACTTCACCTTATCCTTCTTTTCCTACAGATTTACAGTCCCAGGTTATGGTGCTTCTATCTTTAGCTGACGGGGTTAGCTTAATGAAGGAAACGGTGTTTGAAGGTCGATTCAAGCATGTTGATGAATTAGTGCGGATGGGTGCGGATATTTCCGTTGATATGAACGCAGCGATTATTCGCGGGGTGCCTAGACTGTATGGCGCTACCGTGGAGGCGACGGATTTGAGAGCCGGTGCCGCACTCGTGATTGCTGGATTAGCCGCGCAAGGCAAGACGATCGTTGAGCGAGTATATCACATTGACCGTGGTTATGATCGGATAGAAATGATGTTTCAGCGGCTTGGAGGCGTCGTGAGACGTGATGCTCCTGTACTCAAGCAGCTGGATCTGGCCTAA
- the murB gene encoding UDP-N-acetylmuramate dehydrogenase, translating into MQQWISKLSEQEVGKVLPNEPMSKYTTWKIGGPADALIIPENKRQLANLIRQLHEEQIPWLMVGKGSNMLVSDKGIRGAVIKLGREMEQIQFRGTEAEAGGGASFVRLSIMAGKEGMTGLEFAGGIPGTVGGAVYMNAGAHGSDVSRIFKSAEIVLETGELVTYNAQDMDFSYRHSILHGSRGVVANAIFTLKEGDRLEIAAAMATYKDRRRKTQPLQQPCAGSVFRNPPQDHAARLIEAAGLKGRSIGGAQISELHANFIVNTGQATAEDVLALMELIKDTIASKYDIALVPEVYFVGER; encoded by the coding sequence ATGCAGCAATGGATATCGAAATTGTCAGAGCAGGAAGTGGGCAAGGTCTTGCCAAACGAGCCGATGTCGAAGTATACGACATGGAAAATAGGAGGGCCGGCCGACGCTCTAATCATCCCAGAGAACAAGCGGCAGCTGGCAAATTTGATTCGCCAGCTTCATGAAGAGCAAATTCCTTGGTTAATGGTAGGCAAGGGCTCCAACATGCTTGTATCCGATAAGGGCATTCGCGGTGCGGTAATTAAGCTGGGCAGGGAAATGGAGCAGATCCAATTTCGGGGAACCGAGGCCGAAGCGGGGGGAGGCGCCTCGTTCGTGAGATTGAGCATTATGGCGGGGAAGGAAGGCATGACCGGTCTGGAATTTGCTGGGGGGATTCCAGGAACCGTCGGTGGAGCCGTATATATGAACGCTGGCGCTCACGGGTCTGATGTGTCACGCATATTTAAATCCGCTGAAATTGTTCTGGAGACGGGTGAGTTGGTAACTTACAATGCGCAGGATATGGATTTCTCGTACCGCCATTCCATCTTGCATGGAAGCCGCGGAGTAGTGGCCAATGCCATCTTCACCCTGAAGGAAGGGGATCGTTTGGAGATCGCGGCTGCCATGGCTACCTATAAGGATCGCCGCCGCAAGACTCAGCCGTTGCAGCAGCCCTGCGCGGGCAGCGTATTCCGTAATCCGCCACAGGATCATGCGGCAAGGTTGATCGAAGCGGCAGGACTTAAGGGGAGGAGTATAGGCGGAGCGCAAATATCCGAGCTGCATGCCAATTTCATTGTCAATACGGGGCAAGCGACAGCAGAGGACGTTCTCGCGCTCATGGAGCTAATCAAGGATACCATAGCCTCAAAATATGATATCGCTTTGGTGCCGGAGGTTTACTTCGTGGGTGAACGGTAA
- the murG gene encoding undecaprenyldiphospho-muramoylpentapeptide beta-N-acetylglucosaminyltransferase: MRVVLSGGGTGGHIYPALAIAKQCGAEYPDSEFLYIGGERGLESSLVPKENIPFKAINITGFRRKLSFDNVKTIVRFVKGVRTSKRLLREFKPDVVIGTGGYVCGPVVYAAAKLGIPSIIHEQNAVPGLTNRFLSKYVSTVAVSFEGSGAAFPAAKKILYTGNPRATTVFEADKTKGYASLGLPPNSPIVLVVGGSRGAKAINEAMIDMASSVSQLGHISFIYVTGESYYETTKSAIAAKLGEIPGNLRVLPYVHNMPEVLACTSLIVNRAGASFLAEITALGIPSILIPSPNVTNNHQEKNARSLETSGAAEVILEPQLNGGKLFAAIERIMTEASLHGKMSAAARKLGKPESAHLIVEEMRRLVRSQGKR, translated from the coding sequence ATGCGCGTCGTGCTAAGCGGCGGCGGAACGGGGGGACATATTTATCCCGCTCTGGCGATCGCAAAACAATGCGGTGCGGAATACCCTGATTCCGAATTTCTATATATTGGCGGCGAACGGGGGCTTGAGAGCTCTCTGGTGCCCAAAGAGAACATACCATTCAAAGCTATTAATATTACCGGCTTTCGCCGGAAATTGTCGTTTGATAACGTTAAAACGATTGTTCGTTTCGTGAAGGGCGTGCGTACTTCCAAACGGCTTCTGAGAGAGTTCAAGCCGGATGTGGTGATTGGAACGGGAGGATACGTCTGTGGTCCCGTCGTCTATGCAGCGGCGAAGCTCGGCATTCCGAGCATTATCCATGAACAGAATGCGGTACCCGGACTGACGAATCGTTTTTTGAGCAAATACGTATCCACGGTAGCAGTCAGCTTCGAAGGATCGGGTGCTGCCTTTCCGGCGGCGAAGAAAATTCTGTATACCGGGAATCCTCGGGCCACGACTGTTTTTGAAGCGGATAAAACCAAGGGATATGCTTCGCTGGGGCTTCCGCCGAACAGCCCGATCGTTCTCGTTGTCGGGGGAAGCCGCGGGGCAAAAGCGATCAACGAAGCGATGATCGATATGGCGTCTTCCGTCTCTCAGCTGGGGCATATTTCTTTTATTTATGTTACCGGCGAAAGCTACTATGAAACTACAAAGTCGGCAATCGCTGCCAAACTAGGCGAGATTCCGGGGAACTTGCGGGTGCTGCCTTACGTGCACAATATGCCGGAGGTGCTGGCATGTACCTCGTTGATTGTGAACCGGGCCGGAGCGTCCTTCCTGGCTGAGATTACCGCCCTGGGCATCCCGTCTATCCTGATTCCGTCGCCGAACGTCACGAACAATCATCAGGAGAAAAATGCGAGATCGCTGGAGACATCGGGAGCAGCCGAGGTGATCCTCGAGCCCCAATTAAACGGCGGCAAATTGTTTGCGGCGATTGAACGAATTATGACGGAAGCTTCCCTTCACGGAAAAATGTCAGCAGCAGCAAGGAAGCTCGGCAAGCCGGAATCGGCTCATTTGATCGTGGAGGAAATGCGGCGGCTTGTTCGAAGTCAAGGAAAACGATAG
- the spoVE gene encoding stage V sporulation protein E, with protein sequence MGKNRMAPDFWLLSSILGLLAIGIVMVYSAGSVLAFHDYGDSFYFVKRQLLFAVLGLVAMFFMMNFDFRHLRKYAKLGLLVCFVLLVIVLIPGIGVVRGGARSWLGISSFGIQPSEFMKLGMILFLSYWLSKEDYKITIFTKGLLPPLGIMGLAFGLIMLQPDLGTGTVMMGASLLIVFTAGARIRHLAGLAAIGAVGFVGLILAAPYRLQRITAFLDPWSDPLGAGYQIIQSLYAIGPGGLAGLGLGMSRQKYSYVPEPQTDFIFSILAEELGFIGGLLVLLLFLILVWRGMRVAMTVEDSFGSLLAVGIVGMVAVQVVINIGVVIGLMPVTGITLPLISYGGSSLTLMLTALGILLNLSRYAR encoded by the coding sequence ATGGGCAAAAATCGCATGGCGCCGGATTTTTGGCTGCTGTCCAGCATATTGGGACTGTTGGCTATCGGAATTGTAATGGTATACAGTGCGGGCTCTGTACTCGCTTTCCATGATTACGGAGATTCTTTTTATTTCGTCAAACGACAGCTGTTGTTTGCTGTGCTAGGCCTTGTGGCTATGTTCTTCATGATGAATTTCGATTTTCGCCATCTGCGGAAATATGCCAAGCTGGGTCTGCTAGTCTGCTTTGTCCTGCTCGTTATTGTGCTTATTCCCGGCATAGGCGTTGTCCGGGGCGGTGCGCGAAGCTGGCTTGGCATCAGCTCCTTTGGGATTCAGCCTTCTGAGTTCATGAAGCTTGGAATGATTTTGTTCCTTTCCTACTGGTTAAGCAAGGAAGATTACAAGATTACGATATTTACAAAAGGGCTGCTGCCGCCTCTGGGCATCATGGGACTAGCGTTTGGCCTCATCATGCTGCAGCCGGATTTAGGAACCGGCACGGTCATGATGGGCGCATCCTTGCTGATCGTTTTTACCGCCGGAGCAAGAATCAGGCATTTGGCCGGGCTGGCTGCGATCGGAGCAGTCGGCTTCGTCGGGCTCATCTTGGCTGCGCCGTATCGTTTGCAGCGGATTACCGCCTTTCTCGATCCTTGGTCTGATCCGCTTGGCGCCGGATATCAAATCATTCAATCGCTGTATGCGATCGGTCCAGGTGGACTGGCAGGTCTGGGGCTGGGGATGAGCCGCCAGAAATACAGCTATGTTCCTGAACCGCAGACGGATTTCATTTTCTCAATTTTGGCTGAGGAGCTTGGTTTTATCGGCGGATTACTAGTTCTATTACTGTTTCTCATCTTAGTGTGGAGGGGCATGAGAGTGGCGATGACAGTGGAAGACAGCTTCGGGAGCTTGCTTGCCGTCGGAATTGTCGGTATGGTAGCTGTACAGGTTGTTATCAATATCGGCGTCGTCATCGGTCTCATGCCTGTCACTGGCATCACCCTGCCGCTGATCAGCTACGGAGGCTCATCGCTTACGCTGATGCTGACGGCGCTTGGTATTCTATTGAATTTATCCCGTTATGCGAGGTGA
- the murD gene encoding UDP-N-acetylmuramoyl-L-alanine--D-glutamate ligase produces MKHPEQYRGRQVVVLGLARSGVQVAKTLHRQGTIVTVNDKKDRDQCPEASELEALGISVLCGGHPDDLIHQGIELVVKNPGIPYSAPPVVKALELGIDVVTEVEVAYRLCAAPMIGITGSNGKTTTTTWIGSMLQNAGLNPIVAGNIGTPLCEAAEAARADNWMVVELSSFQLKGTQQFRPAIGVLLNVAETHLDYHGTMEDYVSSKAKLFANQTEADTAVINWDDPVCRELVPYIRAKLFPFSMTERLKAEGIYVEPPYLPQNSDSQPRTVVYRNAEGAVMEIIRVDEIGLPGRFNTENALAAIAACLAAGASPEQLVEPLCAFRGVEHRLEYVAVKEGVTYYNNSKATNSKATTMAIEALEAPIVLIAGGLDRGSDYMELVPVFRDKVKAVVALGETREKIARVAELAGLSDALLVDTGDSAAETLRTATLQAAGLAKPGDIVLLSPACASWDMFASYEERGRIFKEAVHTL; encoded by the coding sequence ATGAAGCATCCAGAACAATACCGGGGACGGCAGGTTGTCGTCCTGGGCCTGGCAAGAAGCGGTGTTCAAGTTGCCAAAACCCTGCATCGCCAAGGGACGATCGTAACCGTTAACGATAAAAAGGACAGAGACCAATGTCCCGAAGCTTCTGAATTAGAGGCTTTGGGAATTTCTGTTCTATGCGGGGGGCACCCGGACGATCTGATACATCAGGGAATCGAGCTGGTCGTAAAAAATCCAGGCATTCCTTACAGTGCGCCGCCTGTCGTTAAAGCGCTTGAGCTGGGGATTGATGTCGTGACCGAAGTCGAAGTTGCCTATCGCTTATGCGCTGCGCCAATGATCGGCATAACGGGCTCAAACGGCAAGACGACGACGACGACCTGGATTGGCAGCATGCTGCAGAACGCGGGCCTTAATCCGATCGTCGCCGGCAACATCGGAACGCCCCTCTGCGAAGCAGCCGAGGCAGCCCGCGCGGACAACTGGATGGTTGTAGAACTGAGCAGCTTCCAGCTTAAAGGGACGCAGCAGTTTCGCCCTGCAATTGGGGTGCTGCTTAATGTCGCCGAGACCCATTTGGACTATCACGGAACGATGGAGGACTATGTGTCCTCGAAAGCGAAGCTGTTCGCCAATCAGACGGAAGCGGACACCGCCGTAATCAATTGGGATGATCCAGTCTGCCGGGAGCTAGTCCCTTATATCCGGGCGAAGCTTTTTCCGTTTTCGATGACGGAGCGGCTAAAGGCCGAGGGAATTTATGTCGAACCTCCGTATTTGCCGCAAAATTCGGACTCCCAGCCAAGAACGGTCGTTTACAGGAATGCAGAGGGTGCGGTCATGGAGATTATTCGAGTGGACGAGATCGGCTTGCCGGGACGCTTCAACACAGAGAATGCTCTGGCTGCGATTGCCGCATGCCTTGCAGCAGGAGCAAGCCCTGAGCAGCTTGTTGAGCCGCTGTGCGCATTCCGTGGCGTGGAGCACCGGCTGGAGTACGTTGCCGTTAAAGAGGGTGTGACTTACTATAACAACTCGAAAGCGACGAACTCCAAGGCGACGACGATGGCTATCGAGGCGCTGGAGGCGCCGATTGTGCTCATCGCTGGAGGGCTGGACCGCGGCTCCGATTACATGGAGCTGGTTCCCGTATTTCGGGACAAGGTTAAAGCTGTTGTGGCGCTGGGAGAGACGAGGGAGAAAATAGCCCGCGTCGCCGAGCTGGCTGGATTATCGGACGCTTTGCTTGTCGATACTGGAGACAGTGCTGCCGAGACGCTGCGTACCGCGACCCTCCAGGCTGCCGGTCTGGCGAAGCCGGGGGATATCGTCCTGCTGTCGCCTGCTTGCGCCAGTTGGGACATGTTTGCTTCTTACGAGGAGCGGGGACGCATTTTTAAAGAGGCAGTGCATACCCTTTAA
- the mraY gene encoding phospho-N-acetylmuramoyl-pentapeptide-transferase: MDFGLILLTIGVSFILAVISAPLLIPILRRMKFGQQIRNEGPQSHQKKAGTPTMGGIVIILAFTLAFLKFSVINTDFYVLLVATLGFGLVGFLDDYIKIVFKRSLGLTPRQKLFGQLLFAGIVCALLISEGHSTALGIPGTSIAFDWGAWFYYPFIILMMLAISNAVNFTDGLDGLLSGVSAIALGAYAVIAMQATSIPAAVCAAAMIGAVLGFLVFNAHPAKVFMGDTGSLGIGGAIAAIAIITKSELLFLVIGGVFVIEMLSVVLQVISFKTRGKRIFKMSPIHHHFELSGWSEWRVVVTFWAVGLLLAGVGLYLNKGL, from the coding sequence ATGGATTTTGGACTTATATTGTTAACGATAGGAGTATCCTTTATACTGGCCGTCATTTCGGCTCCGCTTCTTATTCCGATTTTGCGGCGGATGAAGTTCGGACAGCAGATTCGAAACGAAGGACCGCAGAGCCACCAGAAGAAGGCAGGGACGCCAACGATGGGCGGTATCGTCATTATATTGGCCTTCACGCTGGCATTTCTGAAATTCTCGGTGATCAATACGGATTTTTATGTGCTGCTCGTGGCGACGCTTGGCTTCGGACTAGTCGGTTTTCTGGACGACTATATCAAGATCGTATTTAAACGTTCTTTGGGACTGACACCCAGACAGAAATTGTTCGGACAGCTGCTGTTCGCCGGCATCGTCTGCGCCCTGCTGATTTCCGAAGGACACAGCACCGCGCTGGGCATTCCGGGGACGTCGATAGCCTTTGACTGGGGGGCGTGGTTCTACTATCCATTTATTATCCTCATGATGCTTGCTATCAGTAATGCGGTGAATTTTACTGACGGACTGGATGGATTGCTGTCCGGCGTGAGCGCCATCGCTCTCGGGGCATATGCCGTCATCGCGATGCAGGCTACGTCGATACCGGCTGCGGTTTGTGCGGCAGCAATGATCGGTGCGGTGCTGGGTTTTCTCGTGTTCAATGCCCATCCGGCAAAAGTGTTCATGGGAGATACCGGATCGCTTGGCATCGGAGGCGCGATTGCAGCCATTGCCATTATTACGAAGAGCGAGCTTTTGTTTCTTGTAATTGGCGGGGTTTTCGTCATTGAAATGCTGTCCGTCGTACTGCAGGTTATTTCTTTCAAGACTCGCGGCAAACGAATATTCAAGATGAGTCCGATTCACCACCATTTCGAACTGTCGGGCTGGTCGGAATGGCGGGTCGTCGTTACTTTTTGGGCCGTTGGCTTGCTGCTGGCCGGGGTTGGACTTTATTTAAACAAGGGGTTGTAA
- the murF gene encoding UDP-N-acetylmuramoyl-tripeptide--D-alanyl-D-alanine ligase, with product MKRTLREVAAMCGGELRSLEDAELMIQGITTDSRSIIEGCLFIPLVGEKFDGHDFAGDCLAAGAAAILWDKAKGSPPGPAVIVDDTLAALQRLAQNYLKQSKARVVGITGSNGKTTTKDIVFSLLSTTYKVHKTQGNFNNHIGLPLTILAMPEDTEIAVLEMGMSGRHEIELLSKLAEPEVAVITNIGEAHLLQLGSRLEIARAKLEILAGLRPGGTFVYDGDEPLIQEVLSEPATLKPDHFDTVTFGLLPHNDDYPVGLMFLDDGTVFTSSAGSNEPLHLPLLGQHNVVNCLAAIAVARYFEVTEAAIKEGLTQIKLTGMRIEIVKGRSGITILNDAYNASPTAMKAAIGVLENMKGYRRKIAVLGDMLELGDAEDALHREVGAFMKGGKVDQLFTYGILGAKIAAGAAGQLDQRSIHAYTDKVELIEGLLAILHPEDIVLVKASRGMKLEEVVEAVKNSELPQ from the coding sequence ATCAAGAGAACATTGAGAGAAGTAGCGGCGATGTGCGGCGGTGAACTCCGCAGCCTGGAGGATGCCGAATTAATGATACAAGGGATAACGACAGACTCTCGCAGTATTATAGAGGGTTGTCTGTTCATACCGCTGGTGGGCGAGAAATTTGACGGCCATGATTTTGCCGGAGATTGCCTCGCAGCAGGTGCAGCGGCTATATTATGGGACAAAGCCAAAGGCTCGCCTCCTGGGCCGGCTGTGATCGTAGATGATACTCTGGCGGCTCTTCAGCGGCTGGCGCAAAACTACCTCAAGCAGAGCAAAGCCAGGGTAGTTGGAATTACCGGAAGCAACGGCAAGACGACGACTAAGGATATCGTTTTCTCTTTGCTGTCTACGACGTACAAAGTGCATAAAACGCAAGGGAACTTCAACAATCATATCGGCCTGCCGTTAACGATCCTTGCCATGCCGGAAGATACGGAAATTGCCGTTCTGGAGATGGGGATGAGCGGGCGCCATGAAATCGAGCTGCTCTCCAAGCTGGCCGAGCCGGAAGTAGCGGTCATCACCAATATTGGTGAAGCGCATTTGCTGCAGCTGGGGTCCAGGCTGGAAATTGCCCGGGCCAAACTGGAAATATTGGCAGGGCTCAGGCCCGGGGGAACGTTCGTCTATGACGGTGACGAGCCGCTGATTCAAGAGGTTCTGTCGGAACCGGCGACGCTCAAACCGGATCATTTCGATACGGTAACCTTCGGTCTGCTGCCGCATAATGATGATTATCCTGTCGGCTTGATGTTCCTGGATGACGGGACGGTGTTCACGTCCAGCGCCGGAAGCAACGAACCGCTTCATTTGCCGCTGCTCGGCCAGCACAACGTCGTCAATTGTCTTGCGGCCATCGCTGTCGCCCGATATTTCGAGGTTACAGAGGCCGCGATCAAGGAAGGGCTGACCCAAATCAAGCTGACGGGCATGCGGATCGAGATCGTGAAGGGGCGCAGTGGTATCACGATATTGAACGACGCGTATAACGCAAGTCCCACGGCCATGAAGGCGGCGATCGGCGTGCTTGAGAACATGAAGGGGTATAGACGCAAAATTGCTGTTTTGGGCGATATGCTGGAGCTTGGGGACGCCGAGGACGCTTTGCACCGGGAGGTCGGTGCCTTTATGAAAGGCGGTAAAGTGGACCAGCTGTTCACTTATGGAATTCTAGGCGCGAAGATCGCGGCAGGCGCCGCAGGGCAATTGGACCAAAGGAGCATTCACGCATATACTGATAAAGTTGAACTTATAGAAGGGCTTCTGGCGATCCTGCATCCTGAGGATATCGTGCTCGTCAAGGCGTCTCGGGGCATGAAGCTTGAAGAAGTCGTGGAGGCCGTCAAAAATAGCGAGCTTCCTCAATAA